One genomic window of Polaromonas sp. SP1 includes the following:
- a CDS encoding peptidylprolyl isomerase — translation MAVHPAFLPLRRALLAAAAAGLALAAGPALSQTAPKVKFVTSEGDFVVEVYPDKAPKTVENFLQYVKDKHYDGTIFHRVISNFMVQGGGYDATYAEKKTRPPVAHEGREALAKGGPKNVVGTLAMARTNDPNSASSQFFINVKDNDFLNPTIIPPGDPVPRFEYQGRVYENTPRAQLVNAPQLYGYTVFGKVVSGMDVINKIKGVPTGAGGPFPTDVPKTPVLIKSATLVN, via the coding sequence ATGGCAGTTCATCCCGCCTTTTTGCCCTTGCGCCGCGCCTTGCTGGCCGCCGCTGCGGCAGGCCTGGCTCTTGCAGCCGGCCCTGCACTCTCGCAAACAGCACCCAAGGTGAAGTTCGTCACCAGCGAAGGGGACTTCGTGGTCGAGGTCTACCCCGACAAAGCCCCCAAGACCGTCGAAAACTTCCTGCAGTACGTCAAGGACAAACACTACGACGGCACGATTTTTCACCGCGTGATCAGCAACTTCATGGTGCAGGGCGGCGGCTACGACGCCACCTACGCCGAGAAAAAAACCCGCCCGCCCGTTGCCCATGAAGGCCGTGAAGCACTTGCCAAAGGCGGCCCCAAAAACGTCGTCGGCACCCTGGCCATGGCGCGCACCAACGACCCCAATTCCGCCTCGTCGCAGTTCTTCATCAACGTGAAGGACAACGACTTCCTGAACCCCACCATCATCCCGCCGGGCGACCCGGTACCCAGGTTTGAATACCAGGGCCGCGTGTATGAAAACACCCCGCGCGCCCAGCTCGTCAATGCACCCCAGCTCTACGGCTACACCGTGTTCGGCAAGGTCGTGAGCGGCATGGACGTCATCAACAAGATCAAGGGCGTGCCGACCGGCGCCGGCGGCCCCTTCCCGACGGACGTCCCCAAGACGCCCGTCCTCATCAAATCAGCAACCCTCGTCAATTAA
- a CDS encoding UDP-2,3-diacylglucosamine diphosphatase encodes MAELVAPPSWRTVDFISDLHLQASDPATFAAWQHYLESTPADAVFILGDLFEVWVGDDAIEGDLDSPSAGFDARCAQVMGEAAGRLALFFMHGNRDFLVGQGLMDLCNATLLADPAVLVFPAGTGRRWLLSHGDALCLDDVDYMQFRSQVRTDEWQRAFLARPLAERQGIARGLRAQSEARKKSGVQYADVDTDAARQWLQAAGSHTLIHGHTHKPAVHDLGGGYSRVVLSDWDLAAPAPRAEVLRLTSAGLQRITLA; translated from the coding sequence ATGGCGGAGCTTGTAGCGCCGCCGTCCTGGCGTACGGTCGATTTCATTTCGGACCTGCATTTGCAGGCCTCGGACCCGGCCACCTTTGCGGCCTGGCAGCACTACCTTGAAAGCACACCCGCCGACGCGGTCTTCATCCTGGGCGACCTGTTTGAAGTCTGGGTGGGCGACGACGCGATCGAGGGCGACCTGGATTCGCCCTCCGCCGGCTTTGACGCGCGTTGCGCGCAGGTGATGGGTGAGGCCGCCGGCCGGCTGGCGCTCTTTTTCATGCATGGCAACCGCGACTTCCTGGTCGGCCAGGGCTTGATGGACCTGTGCAACGCCACCTTGCTGGCAGACCCGGCCGTGCTGGTGTTTCCCGCGGGTACGGGCCGTCGCTGGCTGCTGTCGCACGGCGACGCGCTGTGCCTGGACGATGTCGACTACATGCAATTTCGCAGCCAGGTGCGCACCGATGAATGGCAGCGCGCCTTTCTCGCCAGGCCGCTGGCCGAGCGCCAGGGCATCGCCCGCGGGCTGCGCGCGCAAAGCGAAGCACGCAAGAAGTCGGGCGTGCAGTACGCCGATGTCGACACCGATGCGGCCCGCCAGTGGCTGCAGGCCGCAGGGTCGCACACACTGATCCACGGCCACACGCACAAGCCGGCCGTGCACGATCTGGGCGGCGGCTACTCGCGCGTGGTGCTCAGCGACTGGGACCTGGCCGCGCCGGCCCCGCGCGCCGAAGTGCTGCGCTTGACTTCAGCCGGGCTGCAGCGCATAACGCTCGCCTGA
- a CDS encoding peptidylprolyl isomerase: MSNPKVELHIAEYGVITLELDAAKAPKTVANFLNYVNKGHYANTVFHRVIPGFMVQGGGFEPGMKQKPTDGEIENEANNGLKNDNYTVAMARTNAPHSASSQFFINVADNGFLNHTAPNASGWGYAVFGKVVAGTNVVDKIKAVKTGRKGFHDDVPMEDVIIQKAVALA; the protein is encoded by the coding sequence ATGAGCAACCCCAAAGTCGAACTGCACATTGCCGAATACGGCGTCATCACCCTCGAGCTGGACGCCGCCAAGGCGCCCAAGACCGTCGCCAACTTCCTGAACTACGTCAACAAGGGCCACTACGCCAACACCGTGTTTCACCGCGTGATCCCCGGCTTCATGGTGCAGGGCGGCGGCTTTGAACCCGGCATGAAACAAAAGCCCACCGACGGCGAGATCGAGAACGAGGCCAACAATGGCCTGAAGAACGACAACTACACCGTGGCCATGGCGCGCACCAATGCACCGCACTCGGCCAGCTCGCAGTTCTTCATCAACGTGGCCGACAACGGCTTCCTGAACCACACCGCACCCAACGCATCGGGCTGGGGTTATGCCGTGTTCGGCAAGGTCGTCGCCGGCACGAATGTGGTCGACAAGATCAAGGCCGTCAAGACGGGCCGCAAGGGCTTTCATGACGACGTGCCGATGGAAGACGTGATCATCCAGAAAGCCGTTGCGCTGGCCTGA